The DNA sequence CTGACGAAGCTTTCTGAAATGCTTTCGATCACGGGGGTTTTGATTCTTCACTGGTCCAAGCGAGGTCACCTGCTGAGAGCACTGTGAAGAGCAAGGGGTTCTCTAAAACACACCAATGATGTGGTTTCTGCTGCTGTTTTCCTGACAGATAAGGCCTGCCATGTTGCACACCGTCAGGAAGAGGGGTCTGGACAGAAAGGATCCTGCATTACTGCTGCTTCAGGGCTCTGATCAGCCTGAAATAGAAGTTCTTGCCTACTTACTTTCTAAGAACTAAATCCTCAGTGCCTCTTGCCCTGTAGAGTTTCTACGAATTTCCTTTGTCTTGCCTTCAAGTAACATCTACTCCCTTACTCCTTCACTGCACTAACACAAAGCAAAAAGACCGTAAGCACTTGAACAGATTCCTTCTATACCCACCCGTTAGAAAGAAAGGTAGAGGAGGGTAGGCACAGAAGGAGGTAGAGGAGTGGCAAATACGCGGGCATTTTATTCTTGCTGAGCTTGTACAGCTCCTTATTGTAATTTCTCTAATTCATTGTTGGACAAAAGTGGGTATTGGCTCTTTTATATCTTGGATAATATCCAGAATGTATGaacgcacttttttttttcaatgaactaAGAAGTGAATTTGTTTATTGAGGGCAGGAGGATGCAAGCAATATAAAAATCAGAGCTCGTCTGGCTttccctgaattttctttctccaCCTGTCAAATGGGGGTTGGATTTTATTTGTATGTGTTCTGAGGGTCCCGATCTGCTCCTGGAATCCTTTATACAGGGGGAAGCTGTGGGGCAGATTCCTGAAGACCACCTCCCCCGACCACCCTTGGGGAGAACGGTCATCGGGCAGGAGTGTTGGCTCGGTAGCACCTACTTCTTTTCCCTTGTTTCTTGTGTACCATAAAATAGACCTTGCCCGCAATGGTGAGCCTTGCAACTAGCAAAAAGCAGCTCTAGGAACCTGCCCTGCCATGGTGGCACTGGTCCAGGTCCTTCATTGTTTTGTCCACACTCAGAGGAGGTCTTTCTGATTTTCCAGAAGTCCAGTGTACTCCTTCTCCAGGAGTGTTCTCAGGCACACTTGAGAACACTCCTGGAGAAGTGGCACACTTGGGAAATGTGAACATGGTTCCATTTGAGACGGGGTTCTGGCGTGGTCTGCTGAAGTCTTGGCCGGAGGCATGGTGGCCACACACAGGTCTCATACACACTTTAATGATATTTCCCAGCTATTGGATAGTTCAGGTGAGAACAGTTGTCCTAAAATAATAGGATCTGTGCTTCTCTGAGATTTCCTCCCTGCAGAAACCTCATTTTCAGAATTTGGGCCCCTGGGTTTCTAGAATCAGCCATTCCCTGCCTGCCCAGGGTTGAGCCAGGCCTGCCACTGGGGTGGGAGTGCCAGCCTCGTCTCCCAGCCCCCCATTTCCCCGGCCCTAAACACAGCTCCCTGTTTCTCTGCAGCACAGTCTGGTCCGTGGTGAAGAGCATCCTCAGGAAGGACGGCCCCTTGGGCTTCTACCACGGCCTCTCCAGCACCATACTCCGAGAGGTGCCCGGCTATTTCCTCTTCTTTGGCGGCTACGAGCTGAGCAGGTCATTTTTTGCATCAGGGAGATCGAAGGATGAGCTAGGTAAGCATTTGGCTGGGCTGGGCCGGGCCGCGCCCCACAGTGGCCTGCTTGTTGTAGAGGCTGTGGGGGTCTGCTGGGCACGGAGGTTTCTGGAGGCTTGGAAAGGCCCTTGGCACCTTCCTCTGGGTGCCCTCATGTCCTCACCACGGGGGTGAAGCTGTGCATCCCAGACTTCTTTACTGGAGTAACATTTTAGGGGAGAATATAGAAATTAGTTTCCTTTGGGAAATCACCTGTAAAGCATTTTGCAATAAGCATAAAACTTGGTAATAAATCTTGAGAGTGTTGCAGAGGACTGAAAAATGTCATTCTTTCTACCTTGTCCTGTGTAGCTGCTTGATGCAATCATGTCAATGTTTGGCTTGCAGGAATGATTACTTGTTTCTTCTCAAACACATCACTTCAGTGTTTTGGACTTATTCTGGGGTTAGGCACACTCCCAGGCTTAACTATCGTGTTTAATAAGACAACTTTGGCTTTCATGGTAAAGGAAGAATCAGGGCTGTGGGGcattaacagaatgaaatacTGCAGACTGAGAGGGTTGGAAAAACGTGACCTGTGTTTCAGTGGCCACTGTTCTCATTCcccatggggtggggggcgggttgCCATGTTGCTGGGGGCCTGCTGGTTCTGTGTGGGCCAGTCCTTCGGAGGGCAGGCCAGGAGGGACACAGCGCCACAGTGACCAGCACTGATATGGTCCTGTGATGAGGGGCAGACCCAGAGTGCCACATGGGACCTTGtgtcccctgagcagggagcccaaaggggcttgatccctgagatcatgacctgagctgaaggcagatgccttactgactgagccacaggtgccccaagtatcAGCATTTTTATTTGCATCTACCTGCACCCACTACCACCTTGACCTCTGGAAATGCTGTTCTTGAGACAAAAATGCTGTTGGCTGCTTTCCTCCTCCAGGCCCTGTCCCTTTGATGTTAAGCGGTGGAGTTGGTGGGATCTGCCTCTGGCTTGCTGTTTACCCAGTGGATTGCGTCAAATCCAGAATTCAAGTTCTTTCCATGTCTGGAAAACAGGCAGGATTTATCGGAACCTTTATAAGCATTGTGAAAAATGAAGGTGAGTCTACTCATTGCAGGAATGGAGTGGGTATGTCTAGACCGGTCATTTCGCTGTAACCCTCGTGGAGGTCGAtcacgtgtgtgtgtggttgctctcttcccctgcctcctGTCCTTTTTCTAGCGCCCCTTCCTTAGCTTGCTTCCATTCTCAAGAATGTTTGATGTCCTTGTTCCTCACTTCTCCaggattctttgttctaaatAGCCCGGAGGGAACTTTAAAACTCCAGATTGTGCCTAAGGGGACAAATGCTTGGAAGTCAGCACCCCTTGTTCTATAGATTATAGATAGTATCAGAAAACCATCTCTAACAGAACCACTAAAGGATTTAAAAGAATGTACTAATTTTAAAGAATGTACTAACTTTAAAAGAAAGTCCCTAATGCTCAGACTTCCTGAAGGTATTTGGCTCTGAATTTTGAGAGTTAACGTAGGAGTATCAAGATTTTCTAGGAGATGTTTGTAGAACGCCCGGACCGTGCCTCTGGTGAGTGAGACCTGTCCTTTCAGCATCCGCTCTACATCTTCCACCTCGGGATGTGAACTTCTCGGGCTTGATTTTGTGAGAGAGCGGTCACAGGGTGTGGAAACGGTTCAGTTCATACTCCAGAGTTGCATAAAACCTCATAGTTGCACAGAGCCCTTACGCCTCCCTCATCCACTTGGATCTTTATAACAGTCTGGGCAGTGCCAGCTGTGGACACAGGACTGTGCTTTTGGCCTGGTGTCTTGTGGTCCTTGTCCTCCCGAGTGACTCTGTGAGGCTGCTGCCCTCCTGTGGCCCTGgggctgcttctctctgcccaggTGAGGCCTCGCTCTGCCCAGTCCATGTACCAGGAGCGAGCCCGGGATTCGTGTGTGGTACCTGAGCGTCGCCAAGATTTGCTGGAAGACTAGATGCCTGGCCTCGTGCCGTagactccttccttcctgttcGTCCAGGGACACCTGGACAGAAGCCCTTCCGTCCCTTGTCGGCATTCAGTGTGTTGTCTGGATCTGTCGGTGTCCAGCCCTGGGCTCTGCGGCTTCACAGGCTCTCTCTGAGAAGGGGCGTCTCAGTCTTTGATCACTTCTTGTCTTCTAGGAATAACGGCCTTATATTCTGGACTGAAACCTACAATGATTCGAGcattccctgccaatggggcgcTCTTTCTGGCCTACGAATACAGCAGGAAGCTGATGATGAGCCAGTTCGAAGCCTACTGAAGTGTCCTGGCGAAACGAGGTCCCAAGTCTAGGCACGTGACCATTACAGCTCATCTCAGGGTTTCACGGAGTACAAGGCCAACGGGGAATTATTTTGGTTTCATAGGAGTTCTGTTTTTTTGGTCTTCCCCTATTCTACTCTAAATCTTAAACTTTGTGGAAAGGGCCTCCATTTTATCCTATTAATTTCTGCCCATAATCGTACTGAAATCGAACTCAGTTGCTGCTCTTGTCCTTGGTGGGACATTTAGGGTGAGCCGCCGGCCCTGCACAGGATCTGAAAGGCTAAATATAGTTCTTTCGGGACTTTGCATAAACCTGTGTGTGTCCGTGCAGCTTGGATGGTTACATGTTAGTAAGGcgtcatttagttccatgtttaATTCTCAGATCTCACCAGAAAAACTCTGAGGTAACCATGTTTCATGAAGATGACTCTGATTCCTTACTCTAGATGTAGGCTCTCTTTTAGAACCTGAGTACATGCACTATCCTAAGTGGCTCAAGTTCAGTTTTTCTGTGGTGCTTGACAACTGATCTATCCATGTAGATTTTGTAGAGGAGAACAGACCTGCAAACTGGTGTGGCTTCCACGTTCGCGATTTAAGTTAGGAGTAAGCCTCTTGGATTTTCCCAAGATGTTCTACTGTTAAAATCGTGCCATTCCCTTCCTAGGTGGGATCGTTGTGCCCCTGACACGTTGTGAGGTTGGCGAGAGCAGCTCGCCCCTCACCTCTGCCAGCTCCCCTTCTCGCCCAAGGAACTCCCCCTCTGCTGGGCCTTAGGTTGAGGGAGGTGCTGAGGGGAGGGGCCCTGCTGCTGTGCTTTGTGAAGGCCCATGACCGCCAGCAGGCCTGCTTCTTCCGTCTCTGGGTCCCGGCCTGGGTAGGACTGCAGATGATTTCTTTGGACCGTCTATGGCCTGCTGATGCACTTTGGCCCACTCACACACTCACTGCCTCCACCGACCAGAAACCCTTCCCGGGAGCAGAGTGCCAAAGCCAAGAGAAGCCCTTGTTCCCTGTCTGGTGCCTGAAGGACCGCACTCGTGGGCAAGGTCCTCTTTCGGATGGAACTGGACAGAACAGAGGGCTTGTCCTCCAGAGTGAGTGATATTGGGGTGACCCTCTTGTTTACGTTTATCTCAGGATCACTAACTGCCATGTTTATTGGGTTGAGCCTTTTACATTTGGTACTGGCAGTCCATGGATCTTCAGGATTGTATATAGGGGGTGACTTTACAAAGCAATGAAACAAGCCACGTAATTTTATTTAGCTATGCCATACGAATGCactaaccaccaccacaaaacTCCAGGTCACCTGTTGTAAGAGCGTCCCTTCTCGTCCCCACTTAGGCAAGCCTCATCACACCGTGCTGCTCCAAGACCAGCAAGGGCTCTCTCGGAAACCAGTGTTCTTAAGCAGGCTGACGCTGCTAACATCTGTCCCGTGTGTGTCTGTCCTTGTTGGCACAGTGTCCCCCTCGAGTGAAACCTCTGGTTTCCTGAAGCTTTTTGTTCTCTGCAGAGGCTCTGTGCTAACTCTAGCCCCGCACCAGAAGCCAGAGGGTCGGGGCAGTGAGCAGCTGCTCTTTCTGTGTACTGCAGTTGTGCAAGTCGGTCCCCCAGCAGcattcttcttctgcctgcttgtgtggaTGGGGTCGATGTAGCAGGAAActgttctagtttttaaaaatagctaaattTCCTATTATGTTTTGGATAATTCTATTCCAGGGTAGTCAGATCTATTTGAAAAAAACCAGTATCATTCTGATGTACCATGATGTAAGATTCTCGAGTTGTTCAAGGAAGTTTTTGGGTCAGGTTGTAAGGAGACAAGCCTGTAAATTCTCTTTATGTGAGCAAAAGCACAAGAGTGTAGCAACTCAGTGGCCAGGAATTTGGATGCATCTTGGAGGGTTAAGGAAGAGGAACCCTAACTGTAATCTTCTTTCAAAAAGCAAGTCTTGAAAATTGGGGTTTTCTTCCTTAGTACCAGCTAAGTatctacccccccaccccgccccctgtcCATTTACCTAAGCCTGCCACCTGGTCTGCCCCTCTGGCTTATGGCTGCATGCATGTTCAAGGGAACAGTACAAACTGTTTAGCGGCAACATGTGTTTCTGTAACACGAATTATAGCAAGTAATGTAGTCAGAGCTTTTCCTAAAAAGCCTTTATATGGGCTGTTGCACTGGTAGCTGAGACCCTTTGAGGGCTatttggagggaaagagagcaccTGCATCCAGGCATGTTCATaaataaggacattttatttatataatatataaatatataaacatatacataatgACATTAAGGTACTTAGAATAAAACAACATCCAGCAATGAAGAGAATAGGATTCCCTGTGGACACTGGACTAACCAGTGTTGATAGTGAAAAGATGATCTTCACAGAGTTCCCTACATTTAAATGAAGTTGGctgggagcagagtctgtgtcagggggtgtattttaaaatcctctagatttctctaggcagacATTTCCTTTGACTTCACAGTGATGTTACAAAGAGAATCTACTGTAACGTCTGCTTATGTTTACCCAGATTCTCTTGTCCTCCAAGGACTGCCTGTTATTGAAGCTTGTATCACAAGCTCTGTGGGGACTGCTTATAGGAACGGTCCTGTGGGCTCAAGCCTTGTTC is a window from the Neovison vison isolate M4711 chromosome 5, ASM_NN_V1, whole genome shotgun sequence genome containing:
- the LOC122907045 gene encoding mitochondrial ornithine transporter 1, with product MKSSPAIQAAIDLTAGAAGGTACVLTGQPFDTLKVKMQTFPDLYRGLTDCCLKTYSQVGFRGFYKGTSPALIANIAENSVLFMCYGFCQQVVRKVVGLEKQARLSDLQNAAAGSFASAFAALVLCPTELVKCRLQTMYEMEASGQIARSHNTVWSVVKSILRKDGPLGFYHGLSSTILREVPGYFLFFGGYELSRSFFASGRSKDELGPVPLMLSGGVGGICLWLAVYPVDCVKSRIQVLSMSGKQAGFIGTFISIVKNEGITALYSGLKPTMIRAFPANGALFLAYEYSRKLMMSQFEAY